The following nucleotide sequence is from Pseudomonas sp. RC10.
GGCCTGACCATGGGCCTGTCGCTGATGGCCATGGGGCTGCTCAACTCGCGGCTGCCGGACGGCGAAGCGTTCAAGGTGATCGCCAGCGTTGGCTACAGCGCCGGGTTTCTTGCGGTGATCCTTGCCCGTCAGCAACTGTTCACTGAAAACACCCTGACGGCCGTGCTGCCGGTGATGAGCAAGCCGACGCTGAACAATTTCGGCCGTCTCCTGCGGCTCTGGAGTGTGGTGCTGGTGGGCAACTTGTGCGGCACGCTGCTGGTGGCGTACGTGATGCTGGAACTGCCGATTTTCGACACCAAGACCGACGCCGCCTTTCTGGACATCGGCCGCAAGGTGATGGAAAACGGCACCACGCAGATGTTCGCCAAGGGCATCGTCTCCGGCTGGATGATCGCCACCATGGTCTGGATGATCCCCTCCATGGAAAACGCCAAGATGTGGATCATCCTGATGATCACCTACCTGATGGCGCTGGGGGATTTCACCCACATCGTGGTCGGCTCGGCGGAGGTCTCGTACCTGGTGTTCGCCGGGGAATTGTCGTGGAAAGAGTTCTGGCTGGTG
It contains:
- a CDS encoding formate/nitrite transporter family protein, whose protein sequence is MDTEQDGKTPGLTPEEERDIDENQPPRAAVLHETIRMQGDQELERNVAALFWSALAAGLTMGLSLMAMGLLNSRLPDGEAFKVIASVGYSAGFLAVILARQQLFTENTLTAVLPVMSKPTLNNFGRLLRLWSVVLVGNLCGTLLVAYVMLELPIFDTKTDAAFLDIGRKVMENGTTQMFAKGIVSGWMIATMVWMIPSMENAKMWIILMITYLMALGDFTHIVVGSAEVSYLVFAGELSWKEFWLVFAGPTLAGNIIGGSFIFALISHAQIRSESGTPKKERRPKQPPKDSANPEGA